TATGAGTCATATCAACTAAACCCTATTGCCCAAATCCTGTCCTACCTCAACTACCATTCCTTATCCTTGTTTACAAACTACCAAAACTTGCGTAATTAATCCTATTCCAACTAAGACTTAATCAATAATAATCCTATTAGGGCTACATAAAACATAAAGGGAAACatgacaaaatattaaatggCTGATTCCCAAATAAACTAGAACTCTAGCCTAATTGGATAAAGAGCCCAAGTACTCTTGGAGAGCCTTGTAGATGCTACTCATCAAACTCCCCTGGTTGGAGAGGATTCGTGCTCGAATCTAAATCATCGTCACTAAAGACTCATGCATCACATACTACAAGAGCTTCAGTGAGTATATATTGGCATTGAAAACTTTTTCAGGCTTACAGGCCAAGGTTTCTTCTTACATCAATCAGATAAATGAGATCTTAGTGCACACATACTACAATAATTGTGCTctaaaataccaaaattgagagCTTAATTACCTTAATCAGCTTTCCAGTGGCTGTCATATTCTTTAATTTTGATGACAGTAACTTTTTAAGTTTTGGTGGTGCCCAATATTGCTCCTACAAAATGAAAATTGAGAACTTCAAAATTCCTCTAAAAGATCAAGTATTAGTAGATGAGATTGAGGAAACATGAGATTGCAGTGAAATGATACATAAACAGAAAATACGAGGAAAGCATGCACTCTCTTTTCTCCTCATTTGCGTCCAAAAACAGCAGAAATACGTACTTTAGTTTGACTTGTCAAGTATTTATTACTTAAACCTGAAAGATTTCTGAAATTTTTGTATGAGGCAGGTTTCCAAAACTATGAATGAAAGACCCACAATATATATACCTCTATGTGCATAGCAATTGCAGCTCTGTCAGATCCCCCTGGCTCCTTCAAATTTGTAATAGCCTCTAATATAAGGTGATCCAACCTAAAACCAACCAGAGAAGTTTCCATAGAGCTAGTCAATAACCACGTCAACAAAAATATGATAGAATGGCATGCTTACAATGTTTTCTTTTGCCATTTTAAAGTAAGGATGAGATGTGAAGTCTTATCAGGAAATATTTTTGTAAATGTAGGAGGATCTCATAAGACTGCCTCGCAAATTAGTAAACGTAACCATCCTCATATACCAACCATATCAAGAATCTTCAGTTAAAGTGACCTTTACAGTTATGCTTACATACAGAATTCATATTCAACTGTTCAGGAAATACAAAGTCAGTGTATAGAGACTAAACATGAACGGAAAAAGGAATGAGAAAAATGGTAATTATAAATTGCACACGACTGTTCATACCCATCACAGGACCCCTAAAGACAAAATATTATAGATGCAGTGATAAAATTCTTTTGTGCAGACTGTCAATAACATTTACATGCCATCTGCTTTGCGATGACAATATTCATGAGTACGAGATTTTATGGAAATAAGATAATGAAATGAGGGAGAAAATAACAGGTACTGTTGATCCTTAGTGCTACCCAGTTATTTGACTGTTAACCCATTAGATTGAGATTTTTCAGATCCAGTTCTTGACAGAGAATGAAAGTACCGTCAATATCCATGTAAGCGGTGAAGATCTAACCTGGCAATTggttgttttgaatcttttgattCAATAGTCTGCGACTTTCCACCAGAAATGGCAAGAGGCTTAGCGTCAACAACTTCTTCATGACTTTGGATTACAGTGCTCACGGCCAAAGGGTTGTTCTCGTGTTTAGGAGTTGGTAAGTTCCTTTTAAGTGCAAGCTTAGCCTTCTGTCTAGAACCCCATATTGCGGTCACATTTATATTTCTCCACTTGTCCTATCCAAGGAAACAGCTACGAAATCAGATATGATGTCCAGAGGTTAtacttcatcttttttttttccgtagTAGTTTGACAGTACCCATGAAGCTAAAGTTTGAAAAATGGATACCTTGAGATCAACATTTGAACGCAGATGTAAGATAGTATTGAATTCTGGATCTGTCAGTATTGTGCGCCATTTTCCTGCCCCGTGTTTAAGTACTCCAGCTTTAAGGGCTGCTTCTTCTTCGGCGGTCCACTTCTGCTTAGGAGCACCCATTAACCGAAATCCAGAACCCTCCCAGAACGAAATCTGCCAAATCAAATTCTGCACTTCTCAGAACTTCATAGATTATCCAATTCTGAGTAATAAAAAGCGTCAACCACTATATAGGAACTTACAATACCAACAAACTACCATAGATTACTATAATTCTGAATAGCAAAAATACCTAATGTGAAACTTAAAGCCTCTTTGTAGATTACCTTGAATTTAACTCATCCACTAAATTATATACTCCattacttttaattatttttttatacaaacgatATTGGGAGAGGGGATATTGAACTCGGGACCTCGAATTCAAGTTAAAAAGTGTGGtatcaaacacaaaaacaaaaaaaaaaaaaaaaaaaaaacagatgcaTTGCCTTGATTTAGAAACGGGGTTTAACTCAGATAGTGCCAAGAAATTCTGGCCTCTAATTACAATTAACTGTATAAAAAATCTTCCAATTGGGTTTAATACAATTTCAATTAAAAGCTTAataatttatcattttttctCTTATTTCTGTCAAAATCCCACTCAAATTCTGAACTTTTACAAGAGCTTGAATTCCAACTCGCTCACCCAACTAAGAAAATTCACATCAATTGAATCAAATGGCAATGCATGTCGGCAATTCCTGCACACACAAAAAAACCCAAGAATCTAACTGGCATAATTATCTCAAAAAAATAAGAACGAGgtttttaaaaattgaaattccgGCTATTCGCCGGCaaaaaaaatgaacagaaaAAAGCGAGAGGTGGGAAGCAAAGGATTACCGGATCGGAGAAATCACTGAGAAGCTGACGAAAATGTGGGCAGCTGAGAGATCGATTGGATAATCCGAAATTTGAAGAATCTGAGAATTTTacgaaatttatatgaaatgtTTCGGATTAATTTTTATGGACTATTGGTGTTCAAGTGTTTGTTGAATTTGTTGAGATTGAAATTCTTCCATTGGATTTGTTTTTGTGCCGCTCCGCCTTTCCTTTTGAGAGACGGACAGACGGGCCTGAGGGAGATGGGACCCCCCAAATGGTTAATGCCAAATGCCTACAGAGGTCTTCGGTTTCTTAAAATTGTGTTAGAACCCCTCCTTTGAACACTTTTACACTTCCACCCCTATAGTTTTTCTgtgtattttcttttcttttattctctCCCCTTGTTTTTCGAATAACTTTTTTCTGTCAATCAGGTaggcttaaaataaagtaagatatttgaaatgaccatgaagcatgaaaacattccccatgatgcatgaaccccctatatttatatttaccttccgatatatatatattgtaaatgttccatatatttgtttcatgcattacgcaatttttgttatgtggaatttgtgagtcaaataatcgaaagaaattagaagcaattagaggttttcaaaccctaggaatttcgaaaagaaaacaattaaattttggGAAAATTTTTCAGTTGAGCTGCGGCCCGTAGCCATGCCAACCTAAACCAAGCCTGCATCTCAAGGCTTGGGCACTGGACCCGTGAGGCAGCAGCCTTTGGGCTTGCTGCATGTGCGTGTGAACTAGGCATGCGCCTGGGTTCCTTATTGAAGGCTTGCCGGCTTTGGCCAGCTTACAACAATCATTCCTCTCGGCCCAAAGCTCGAAGCTTGGCGCTGACTAGGCCTGCTCCAGCGTCAACCAGAAGCCAGCGGAAGCTGGGCTCCTTTCACGAGTTAGCCCAAAGCCAGCGAGTAGGCCGCTGGGCTCTAACCCCTTTTTCCCTAGCCCGTTGGCCTACATTTATGTTGGGCTGTTTTGCAGCCTTATTCCCGTGGCCTGTGACATCACAGCAAGCATGCTGACTTGCTTTGCTTGTTATGGGGCTACCCAGTTGCAGCCTACCCGAGCCCAATATAGGCCTAATTTATTTGTGTAGCCTGCAGCCTtacacaaattttatttttgcttaTACGATCAATCCCGAATGGTCccaatctattgaattaattaaaagtgacctgcagtccattaatctgataattaatccaaaattattgacctgaagatcacttttggacattaacgattcaataatttatttcttttctttgaacttTTGACACactttcgtagtcccgaagcactcacacttgagttcttgaagcaacccaaatccactacacttagttgtatattgcattttgtgttcttgcaggaacctctcttttatgaactaaatgttcataaactaaattggacctgtagtttcaaatttagtgcctttgaaacccgaagttttcataaaacaatacacccatgaaaaccagacgtttttcatgaaaaccatgtcttagaactcgaatgttctaactttgatgcttatggatgattcattcccatagcactaatcacaatcttgttccttccaattcagtggattgtcgaaccgtcacaagtttgattttcctgatttggacaTTTTCTAaaagaaaccactttatgtggggtacaagacgtgaatctccacttgactattaagaagctgagaaaccattgaagccaacaatggcatggaagagatGAATAAGCCTccaccatgatcttcattcgaagacttatgctcaaagcattacaaatagAAATACCTCCCgatcgaggattccatggctctttggctcgctcttACAAactgtctaatcatgaaagacattgcctgaagcacatcataattacgtccatgaatgagtacaattctgaagtttataaatctgaTCGAATTTTGattggagaatacttttctcatcCTTCCTTGATTCTAACTCGCCCCTGAAACAGCAGTGTAGATAacgaaagtttaccaaattctcggatctgattactaccacaaacgtgaGAGAACGGTATGGACTCAGTTCGACTGGAGTTTACCGAATAGCTCGACCTAGTTTGGTCAAAGCCTACCGAATGGCATAttctctcacaatccaatttcgagtttctttttacaacatatggtagaatcatggcctgccaaggtgtggcatcatgccctaagcatgatccttggtacctaagacctaaaacttcaagaataagggaaaatattcccgaaccttaaccctgcagaatctaTTTCCATCTCGATGGAACAgaccattggttatgcacctgttcgtgcctctaccaatgttgttaaggagtaccattctagtagtcattacgtgagactaattttgctccaccaaacatcGTTGGAaaagcagaattttgacatggatggccttgttggccgaatccccttagtaaacaatttcctttgtgaacatttttccatgttcttggattcacgtttggtgtatgttttacttatggataatcttattgatattgtcttcaaatatgagttaattgaatcatgtttcttaatacatgtgaccgatttacttaaacacgtgattagatatgaatgtgggaaagttagttgtctggatgaatgcgtactacgcacactaactttacacctaaatcacatttttaacaacaacttcaggtatagccaacctgattaagagcattggcacgcttctcattgtatgaatggtactgaatcaccatttaagggaccttaaattctccctgacgttgagtttttaaggatatttgagatgacaatgatcataaatgaaccactgaagaaaatgagtgaaatatctttgcaccaccgccaaaaatgagcctgaagctttgatttggggccaatggaTTGTCTCCCAACTGGAAACACGCCACATGTGGCCAGCTTGGAGCttggtgattgagcagtttacttgttttggcatgaccttttgggacacttaggtcgcacaatgatgctacgacgcatctccttacccgaagtaaggatcttgtgcctacaagcacactttacCAAAACCTACTCATTTTGGGAAATTTGATTTCTCAATCATCCCTAGCAAAGATACGAAATCACCCTTTTTTTTcatagtggattcaagggaatatatgtggactaatccaaccaaaatgatgaccatataaatacttatggttttggttgatgaatcgacaaactggtcacatgtttgtccacacacattgctgctaaacctcatggccgattaagggttcaccaccctacttatcccttaaggtctaggagactggataatgccggaaagtttatatcgacggttttcgataaagtattgcatgtatttggggtttataattgaacattgaattcccatgttcacctcAAAGAGCCTcgcctagtgatcataaagcgcaatttaaatgatcgcccgaattttggtaaacgtaccaagttttcggtttctgcctagggctatgcaatccttgtacgcagttatgttggtccaccttgaggctcattgccacccaacctatatgacgttacagttggttactggatacgaacctgacgattttcgtatttacgcatttaggtgagcattccatgtgccaagttgcgccgccgcaacgtaccaatatgggttctcaaagaaggatgtgtatcttttgtcgatcatgattctccttcacactagctctctttgagcccttgcatgcgatctctttaccgctcaattgcgggttgtcactttaatgagacagtcttctcgCCGttgggggagataagaacgtcaacgttcctggcGAACGGCGTGAAATTTGcatggacgttgcccactatgtctcatctcgatccccatatcgcacaagtgtgataagcaagtgccataaattctagatttcagaatgttgctctaaacgtattcctctgatctagctaaagtgacgagatcatataccagctgcaaatatgcctgcaaggataaacgtacttaacggacgtcgagtcaacatccctggagggTGTGTCGTCCCTGTTGGACGATTTGGATACCCCTGTTGGACGGTCCGGTACATCAGCGGATAACCAATCAATTTGTCTTAGCCTGGAGCACGATAGATCATTCGattcgtaggattcacttccctagaagaggaagataCGACACAaaaatgaatctaaactcgatcgttatctcaaatcattttcatcttatgagattaatccggatctCTCATgagacttaaagttcttggtccagtatactagtttggatgagctaaatggaattgaaatgagattatcatcgatgatgttttcatttatatggtagctaccgacataaatgaaaagcgacgatatcgaaccgtgttccgttgattaagtgacaacgtaaaactgattggacaaccgaaattacaatccaggtcaaattccttaccaaagtgtgtattggacctgtTGTCCCTACACTGCCCAAGATAACCCTGTTATGTTACAAGTGGAAAAGAAAGCGTattgagatgaatgaaataatgcgaTATGATATACGTCTTacggcgcaaggtttctctcaaaacgtcctgtgattgatagcagcattatgaaatgtggttagtgttttctccatggggatatagatacggagaattacatgtaagttcccgaagaattacttggactggttcaaatagttccaaaaccatGGAACACCttcttaacttgtttgaggcgttcacttacaatccgacaaatgtggtatacccgtctaagtgattatttgatcagtcaaggatatgaattatgtcattgcgtgttaaactatgaagtcttattccaaattgctagagttacaatttatgtcgttgacacgaatctcactaagacttcggaagagcttgagaaaattgcCTCGCACCTggagatggaatttgagatgaaggatcttgggaaaactcgtttatgcttTGACCTAAAGTTCAAGCATTGTTTTGACGGTATTTTGGTTTACCAGTTGAACTAGACCTTGAatgtgttacctttgagtatacctatgatcgttcatacgttatatgcaaatgagacccttgaagaggttatagaatctgaaattccatatctaagtttaactttgcgcttcgttgtacttagctcattgtattaagATAGGACATCTCTTTCgttgttgatcttggtaaagatgtaaCACTGCGCCTACACGcatccactgaattggtattaaagacgtaccttGAAGGTACTACatgggcaaatcccaacgcatcttAAGTGGATCCAACCTCCCTGATCCTTGAAATGATGCTTGTCTTGTTGTTATACTGAcgcaggttacttatcaaacccgcataAGGCAAAATCCCTAAATTGTTATGTCTTTATcgttagggatatcgcaatatcttggaggtccatgatatgaccttagttgtgaaatcttcgaattgttccaagactcaccttacttcactatgccacaagtgatatgtggttaggagttcttgttgagcttATTCGAAGTACGTGttgtgttttcatccatcgttgagtcccaacaacgatccatgaagattatgccgcatgtatcaaccctaccaaaccatgatacatcaacaaagtcaacaccaagacatattgcgtctacatcagcaaagcatcacgagattgaagtcatgcaaaccgatcccagacaaccttgccgacctctacatgacgtcactgccgaagtcaaccttccagaagcttgtccgaggaattggtatgcctaactatcatatgcaatgcttgtagttctcatttggaagttatttCAAACTCAAGGGAAGTATCCAGAAATATACtcgatcttaatgtactctttttccctacgattaggagcatttttcccactgggtttttgctacctaactaggttttaacgaggcacccatcttgggctgatcatacccttgtgagctcttctacttgcgtccaaaagatgtatagttttgacttaacgcaacttctcacttttctccttaaaCTATGGGTTTTTCCCCACCTTTGGTTTTACCATAACgatgttttgtgagttttactttttatgcattcttccattgatctgagactcgcattcactcattgtgccgatgacttcatcaactatacttGCTTAATCATTGAAGACCTGATgcaccatttacttgagtatttacacactcaagagggagtgttgtagtcctattagattaggaatgtgattgtgtaaatcctagtatatcttggaatatatcttatattcctattaggagtagattacctattaaatgttgtaatcctaaagggtgaggaattaaccttccctactactataaataaaggcacaatgaggtggaatataacacacccacaattacacagctctctcttcttcttctctattgccgcacctttctttttttctctctctatggcctccataattgttcagtaaattataccTACAATAGATAAGTCTTGTTTGTTGCAAATTATATAATTTTCTAATTGCTCTTTGATTATTTCAGTCGCCTATTCCACGTCACAAACCAAGTTATTAAATTGggagaaaattgtagcaatggtccctcaactttaatccaatttgagcaatggtccctcaactttatttccatgaccattggtccctcaacttgtCAAAATGTGCAGTTATGGTTATTTTCCTTAACACCATCAATAAATCCGTTAAATTCAGTTATGTGCATGGCACATGAGATTGACTGTAAGGGCAATTAAGGAAACATATTATTTCCCAGGTTAAAGCTCAATACCCGTCCCCAGATTGAAGTCGATacccattccccatccattcaaATTCTTAATCATGATCATGAAAACAAGATTCtaatcaaacacatctagtcaTCAAATACATTAAACAAACCATTCCCGTCATGAATTTAAGTCATCAAAATACAATTCGTAAAGCCTCCATGGTCTATGACAAACGCAAATTCCAACCTCAGACAAACGCAAAAAGGGCTCGCATTCCCAATTACCGAAGTACACTTTGGCTTCCGAGAAAATGCtgggaaaattaaaaaaaaatgcttaagaAAACCAAACACTAATTCGCACTGCATGCCAATTGCACAACTGCAGCAGCAGTACAACAAATTCCATGAATactttagtttaaaaaattagaagaaaattgAAAGGGAAATGTTGGGtattttttgaatttcattTTCTGGCGAACCAAACAGGACAAAAAGTAAAATGcgaacagaaaatagataaaatGCAAACCTCTGAAAAACCCTAAAAGCAGCGAACGAAAACATGCCATTCATTCATTTAGTcacgaagaagaagatgaaatgggggggggggaggggggagagagagagagagagggggggggatGCGAGTGTAGGCACCTCATGCTTCGTTAGCTTGGTGACATTAGCGGAGACCACTGTCATTGTCCCTGTCAGAACTTTCAGAGAgcgaaagaagagagaaagagagagttgtagaagaggaggagaagaagatgatggcTCTGAGCCCTTTTTCCGTTTGTCTAAGATTGGAATTAAGCATAAATTCTTATTTGTTGCTTCCGTGTGTTGTGATTTTCACCTACATAGGTGTAAACACTCTCATCTCTGGCGATGAGTATCGACTTCAACCTGGAGATGGGTATTGACTTCAACCTGGGAAATAATATGTTTCCTTAATTGCCCCTACAATCTATCTCATGTGCCATGCACATGACTGAATTTAACGGATTTATTGACAGTGTTAAGGAAAAGGATCATAGCTGCACATTTTGacaagttgagggaccaatggtcatggaaataaagttgagggaccattgctacaatttcctcTTAAATTGGAGACTTCATTTCTGTCTACAAAAATctataaatataaaaagaatTCAAGATCATTCATTATATTTGAAGAGCTACAGTTAAAAGAATCAATTGAGAAGCTCTTATTAGACTTTGTGGTTTAAATAGCACGAGTTCAACAAAGTTATGGGCAATTTGTATATACTTTCAAACTAGAGGAGTGAAACagcaatttttgtcaaaatagtTAGAACGACGACACTGAATATTACTTTTGGTCTTTACCGCTCCGGCTGCAAGTTTTACATTTCACAAGGCGCGCGCGAGTTTTGGTTCTTCCGTTGATTCGTGAACCGGCAATGGCGAGCTCTCTGCAGCGCATGTCAAACCACGCTCGTCTTCTCCGAGCCTCTGTTGCCTCAGGGTCCAGGCCATTCTCGGCGGACGCTCTGGTCGAGTACATGCCCGGTGAGATCGGAAAGGTCGCTGGCATTCCCGATGAACATCTCCGCCGGAGGGTACGACCCCTTTCGTTTTCTTTCTGAAACTCAATTCGGAATCTTTTGTaattttgacttaatttctCCAATGGATTCACATAACCCAATTCGAGTTTTTGGTTTATCGATCGAATTAGGGCACTGGGCATATGTCGAATTCGTTGTATCTGTAGGAAAATAGTAATTTCGAGGCttgaagttttcattttttttttaatgaaagttACAAGCTATACATAGctaatatcaattttttttttaattttaaattgatTGTGATTGGGAATTTTATTGATTTATGAGCGTATATGACAGGTTATAATATACTCACCTGCAAGAACTGCGTCTCAGCAAGGATCAGGGAAACTTGGGAAGTGGAAGATCAACTTTGTGTCAACACAGAAGTATGGTTTTTTGGTCCCCATTGTTGTTGTTCGCCGATTTGGTTAtagatttttggattttctttGGTTATCCTAGTTTTTGGGGTTGTGAAAATCTTCTGATGTGCTTCATGGTGGGTAGATAGGTTTTATACTGTTTAGTTTCTACTAAGTGTAATGTTGTGCACTGAGATTTTCTGTTGAACAATGTGAATGTTGCGTTTGAAGTGATACTTATGCTTTtgattttgtgttaaattttagcTTGATCCTTCTGAACACTTGAGCTACTCTTGTCAAGTTTGATATCAAACCAAACTACTTATTTTGTGAAAGTAAGAAATAACTATAATAACCAGCTAACAATTCTTGGACTATCAGTGAATCTCTTCATTGATAACACTGTATATTTTTTAACCTTTTCTGAGCAGTCCACTGTAATTAGAATGACAATAAAACCTGAAAACCGTGTTGCTTTAGCTAGATGGTGTCTCTTGGATTTTGATTGGGATATTTCATGTCATCTCTCAGTTGAGCTGTGAAATAAACTTTTTTTGTTCTCTCATAATTATCGAATGATTATTTTATTAGCATAATTGGATGATTAATAGCTCATCTCCATGATATGTTTGTAGGTGGGAGAATCCATTGATGGGCTGGACTTCCACTGGGGACCCATACGCACATGTCGGTGATTCGACACTGGGTTTTGACAGTGAAGACGCTGCAAGGTCCTTTGCAGAGAGACATGGTTGGGATTATGTGGTATGTTTTGTTCATTTTCTTCGTGCTgctaaaaatatattttcatgtgttttgacTTCAAGATACTTTATAGTTTTTCCCAGCATTTGCTTGACTTTATGCAGTGTTCCCGCATTATGTCCTAGATATTTCTAGtaaaacacaaacagaaactGACCATTATAGGGTTGGCTTTATTGAGCTTAAGTTCATCTTGTGTGTTTTCAATCTAGGGATGTATTCATTCCCCAAAAGGCGGAGAAAGAACTAGGCATATATCCAGTGAATTGCAGATACCATCTTACATCTCAAAATGTTGTTGTAATTGCATATCTCGTTTTGgtggtgttgatgcacaaaatcgggtcgatcttggaccaacgtaaatccgatcgtgaatcacacaaacgcacaagaacataaagatatatcgtggttcaccccaagttGGGGCTATGTCCACATTGGTGTCGATATGGTTTCA
Above is a window of Malus sylvestris chromosome 15, drMalSylv7.2, whole genome shotgun sequence DNA encoding:
- the LOC126603983 gene encoding telomere repeat-binding factor 1-like isoform X2 codes for the protein MGAPKQKWTAEEEAALKAGVLKHGAGKWRTILTDPEFNTILHLRSNVDLKDKWRNINVTAIWGSRQKAKLALKRNLPTPKHENNPLAVSTVIQSHEEVVDAKPLAISGGKSQTIESKDSKQPIARLDHLILEAITNLKEPGGSDRAAIAMHIEEQYWAPPKLKKLLSSKLKNMTATGKLIKVKHRYRIPLSSATSEKRRSSSALLLEGKQKDSLRKDKSDVNILTKSQVDADLTKMRSMTAQEAAAAAAQAVAEAEAAIAAAEEAAREAEAAEAEAEAAQVFAKAAMKALKCRKLGIIL
- the LOC126603983 gene encoding telomere repeat-binding factor 1-like isoform X1, whose translation is MGAPKQKWTAEEEAALKAGVLKHGAGKWRTILTDPEFNTILHLRSNVDLKDKWRNINVTAIWGSRQKAKLALKRNLPTPKHENNPLAVSTVIQSHEEVVDAKPLAISGGKSQTIESKDSKQPIARLDHLILEAITNLKEPGGSDRAAIAMHIEEQYWAPPKLKKLLSSKLKNMTATGKLIKVKHRYRIPLSSATSEKRRSSSALLLEGKQKDSLRKDKSDVNILTKSQVDADLTKMRSMTAQEAAAAAAQAVAEAEAAIAAAEEAAREAEAAEAEAEAAQVFAKAAMKALKCRKLDLDMKLTHG
- the LOC126603990 gene encoding NADH dehydrogenase [ubiquinone] iron-sulfur protein 4, mitochondrial; protein product: MASSLQRMSNHARLLRASVASGSRPFSADALVEYMPGEIGKVAGIPDEHLRRRVIIYSPARTASQQGSGKLGKWKINFVSTQKWENPLMGWTSTGDPYAHVGDSTLGFDSEDAARSFAERHGWDYVVKRRQTPLLRVKAYADNFKFKGLPKTEES